From Heteronotia binoei isolate CCM8104 ecotype False Entrance Well chromosome 12, APGP_CSIRO_Hbin_v1, whole genome shotgun sequence, the proteins below share one genomic window:
- the LOC132580101 gene encoding nucleoplasmin-like, whose translation MALESSLNGSSRSEKTLSLVWGCELTKEMPIYSFDVSDDGSYEQQLALKTICLGEKANDEFHVVEIVPQKNSKESTPVCIANLKLSVLPTIAPLGLDLNPPVTFRLKSGSGPVYLAGQHLSAARAWNDSEVEEEESLEDEEMEESATEESPVKLIKVPAPRRSSADKKETEPAAQEQSQTKGATRGRKAAKK comes from the exons ATGGCTTTGGAAAGCAGCCTCAATGGAAGCAGTAGATCAGAGAAAACCCTTTCGCTGGTCTGGG GGTGTGAACTAACCAAGGAGATGCCAATCTATTCATTTGATGTCTCAGATGATGGGTCCTATGAACAGCAGCTGGCCTTGAAGACG ATCTGCCTAGGGGAGAAAGCTAATGATGAATTTCATGTTGTGGAGATTGTGCCCCAAAAGAACAGCAAGGAATCGACTCCAGTATGCATCGCAAATTTGAAGCTTTCAGTTCTCCCAACG ATCGCACCATTAGGACTTGATTTAAATCCACCTGTCACATTCAGACTGAAGTCGGGGAGCGGGCCAGTCTACCTTGCTGGACAGCACTTGTCAG ctgccaGAGCATGGAATGATAGtgaagtggaggaagaagagtCCTTGGAAGATGAAGAGATGGAGGAATCTGCCACAGAAGAGTCTCCAGTGAAGCTCATCAAGGTTCCAGCCCCCAGGCGTTCTTCTGCAGACAAGAAGGAGACAGAACCAGCTGCTCAGGAACAATCTCAG ACAAAAGGAGCCACCAGGGGGAGGAAGGCAGCAAAGAAATAG